TGGCTAAAAATTCCTGGCTGGCCAGGGAGATTGGTCCGGGCCAGACGGCCTTGCGTCCGTTGGTCAGGCGATAGGAGCCGTCCTCCTGGCGGCGGGCGATGCGGTCCGGATAGGCCAGAGCTGTCAAGAGCCCCGCCACCTCGGACCTGATGGTGCCGGGAGGAGTGGTTGTCGCGCGGAAGAGTTGCTCCTCGCCGGCACGTACCGCTTCGGGCAGACTGGTGCGCGGGTTCACGATTTCGCGTAGGTCCGAGCCCCCACGCATGACTTGTCCAGGCTCGGCCAAAATCGCGGCCAACCGGATCGCCGTGGGGCCGAGGCCGTGGGCCTGGGCCGTGAGGATCATATGCCCCAGGCGCGGATGCAGGGGGAGCTCTGCCACAGCCCGACCATGGGGAGTGATCCGGTTCGCGGCGTCCACCAGACACAGACGGTTTAGCAGAGACATGGCGGTTTGATAGTTGCCGGTTGGCGGCGGGGTCGGCCAGGACAGCTGGGCCGGGTCGGGTGTCCCCCACAGCGCAAGGTCCAGGGCCAGCGGGGCCAGGTCGGCCTCCAGAATTTCCGGCGTGGGGAAGGGTTTGCGACTGATCTCGTCGGTCTGGTCCCAGACACGGATGCACACGCCGGGTGCCGTGCGCCCTGCCCTGCCCCGGCGCTGCTCGATGGTGGCCAAGGAGGCCGGTTCCGTGATCAGCCGGGACATGCCCCCGCGTGGATCAAAGCGTGGCAGGCGGGCCAACCCACTGTCGATGACCACGCGCACCCCTTCAATAGTTAGCGATGTTTCAGCGATGGCCGTGGCCAGAACCACCTTGCGCGTTCCGGGCGCGGCCGGGCAGATGGCCTGGTCCTGTTCCCTGGCGGTCAGGGCCCCGAGCAGTGGATGGAAAAGAATGCCTGGGCCGGGATTGTCGAGCAGTTCCAGAGTGCGTTGGATTTCTCGCGCTCCGGGCAGAAAAGCCAGGATGTCGCCGTGCTCCGTGGCCAGTGCATGTCGGATGGCCTTGGCCATGCGGTCTTCCACAAAGGTTTCGGCCATGCGCAGGTATCGGGTTTCCACCGGGTGGGGTTGCCCCGGACATGACAGGGTGCGACATCCGCCAAGCAAGCTGGCCATGACCTTCACGTCCAGAGTGGCGGACATGATGACCAACCGTAAATCCGGGCGCAGAGCCGCGCGGACATCCAGGCTTAGTGCAAGTCCCAGGTCGGCCTGGAGACTGCGTTCGTGAAATTCATCAAAAATGACGCAGCCGCACCCAGACAGTTCCGGATCGTGTTGGAGCATGCGGGTCAGGATGCCTTCGGTGATGACTTGGACGCGTGTCCGCGGGGAAGTTCGCGCATCCAACCGGGTAAGGTAGCCGATCCGCTTGCCGACAGATTCTCCCAGTAATCCCGCCATATGCCGGGCCGCGGAACGGGTCGCCAGACGACGCGGCTCCAACATGAGGATTTTTTGGCCGCAGAGCCAGGGCTCGTCCATCAAGGCCAGGGGCAGGCGCGTGGTTTTGCCGCTGCCGGGCGGTGCATGGACGACGCACGCGCCGTCTTTGTCCAGGGCGTGGCATACATCCGGGAGAATGGCGTTAATGGGAAGTGGTGGGAGAGCGGCAGACATGGATCAAATCAGGAATCGGCAGAGTGAAAGGACAAGCAGGGCGTATAGGCCGGCGAAGCCGTCGTCGATCATGATGCCCCATCCTCCCGGTAGCCAGGATTCCGAGGCATGGACAGGCCAGGGCTTGAGGATATCGAAGAAACGGAAGAACAAGAACGCCGGAATGATCCAGATGGCATCCGCGGCCGGGAGTAACAGGATGGCAATCCATTGGCCCCAG
The nucleotide sequence above comes from Deltaproteobacteria bacterium. Encoded proteins:
- the hrpB gene encoding ATP-dependent helicase HrpB; the protein is MSAALPPLPINAILPDVCHALDKDGACVVHAPPGSGKTTRLPLALMDEPWLCGQKILMLEPRRLATRSAARHMAGLLGESVGKRIGYLTRLDARTSPRTRVQVITEGILTRMLQHDPELSGCGCVIFDEFHERSLQADLGLALSLDVRAALRPDLRLVIMSATLDVKVMASLLGGCRTLSCPGQPHPVETRYLRMAETFVEDRMAKAIRHALATEHGDILAFLPGAREIQRTLELLDNPGPGILFHPLLGALTAREQDQAICPAAPGTRKVVLATAIAETSLTIEGVRVVIDSGLARLPRFDPRGGMSRLITEPASLATIEQRRGRAGRTAPGVCIRVWDQTDEISRKPFPTPEILEADLAPLALDLALWGTPDPAQLSWPTPPPTGNYQTAMSLLNRLCLVDAANRITPHGRAVAELPLHPRLGHMILTAQAHGLGPTAIRLAAILAEPGQVMRGGSDLREIVNPRTSLPEAVRAGEEQLFRATTTPPGTIRSEVAGLLTALAYPDRIARRQEDGSYRLTNGRKAVWPGPISLASQEFLAIADLDGEAASARIWQAAPLEREDLERFFGDIMIWENEIRFDPLKDRVVTLRKRMLGSL